CAACCCTTGCTTCAACGCGGTCCACAAGACGGCGTGTTCGACCCGGCGGGCGGCATCGTATCGATGCGGCCCGCCTTTGCATATGCGGAAAAGGCTGGCCGACCGGCCCGAAGCGCCGTAAGTCTGTAGCGGCGCACACGCAACAACATGGTTTATAGCGATACTTTCAGAATAATTACTTTGCTAAACTGGCGCCGGTTCTTGCCAAGGAGATCACAAATGAAGGTTAAAAAAGCTGCGCTGCTGCTCGCGACTCTCGGACTGTTTACGGTTGGCGCGCATGCGCAAGACGCTGGTACGCTGAAAAAGATCAAGGACACGGGTGTCATTTCGCTGGGTCACCGCGAATCGTCGATCCCGTTTTCGTATTACGACGACAAGCAGAACGTCATCGGTTACTCGCAGGAATTCGCCCTGAAAGTGGTGGAGGCGGTGAAGCAGAAGCTGAACATGCCGAACCTGAAGGTCAAGCTCACGCCGGTCACGTCGCAAAACCGTATTCCGCTGGTGCAGAACGGCACCGTGGACATGGAATGCGGCTCGACCACGAACAATGCTGAACGCCAGCAACAGGCTTCGTTCTCGAACACGATCTTCGTGATCGGCACGCGCCTGATGACCAAGAAAGACTCCGGCATCAAAGACTGGGCCGACCTGAAGGGCAAGACGGTGGTCACGACCGCCGGCACCACGTCCGAGCGCCTGCTTCGCAAGATGAACCAGGACAAGAGCATGGGCATGAACATCATCAGCGCGAAGGACCACGGCGAGTCGTTCCTGACGCTGTCCACGGGCCGCGCCGCTGCCTTCATGATGGACGACGCACTGCTCGCGGGCGAACGCGCGAAGTCGAACAACCCGGGCGATTTCGTGATCGTCGGCGCGCCGCAATCGCATGAAGCGTACGGCTGCATGATCCGCAAGAACGATCCGGAATTCAAGAAAGTGGTCGACGATGCGATCGCCAAGGTCGAAACCTCGGGCGAAGCCGATCAGATCTACAAGAAGTGGTTCGAATCGCCGATTCCGCCGAAGGGCCTGAACCTCAACTTCCCGGAAAGTGACGACATGAAGGCGCTCTTCAAGAGCCCGAATGACAAGGCAATCGATTAAACCTTAGCTGTTTTTTTGAAACGCTGAACGAAACGGAAGGGGCCACGCGCTTCTTCCGTTTCTTTTTGCTGGAGTCTTGGTCATGTCATATCACTGGAACTGGGGCATTCTGCTGAGTCCCGTCTCCACCGGCGAGCCGACCACCTATTTAGGCTGGCTGCTCTCGGGCTTCTGGGTGACGATTACGGTATCGCTGTCGGCATGGGTGATCGCGCTGATCGTCGGTTCGTTGTTCGGCGTGCTGCGCACGGTGCCGAACAAATGGGCGTCGGGCATCGGCACCGTCTATGTCGCGATTTTCCGTAACATCCCGCTGATCGTGCAGTTCTTCATCTGGTATCTCGTGATACCGGAGTTGCTGCCTCCCTCGATGGGCAACTGGTTCAAGCAGCTGCCGCCGAGCGCGCAGTTTTTCTCGTCGTCGATCATCTGTCTCGGGCTCTTCACCGCCGCGCGCGTATGCGAGCAGGTGCGCTCGGGTATCAACGCGTTGCCGAAGGGCCAGCGCGCCGCGGGTCTGGCCATGGGTTTCACGCAATGGCAGACGTATCGCTATGTGCTGCTGCCGGTCGCGTACCGGATCATCGTGCCGCCGCTAACTTCCGAGTTTCTGAATATCTTCAAGAACTCGGCGGTGGCGTCGACGATCGGTCTGCTCGATCTGTCCGCTCAGGCGCGCCAACTGGTCGATTACACGTCGCAGACGTATGAGTCGTTCATCGCGGTCACGATAGCGTACATGCTGATCAATCTGGTCGTCATGCAACTCATGCGCTGGGTCGAAGCCAGAACCCGGTTGCCCGGCTATATCGGAGGCAAGTGATGCACCATTTCGACTGGAGTGGTATTCCGGGCGCGTTGCCTACGCTGTGGACCGGCGCCATCGTCACCCTTAAGATCACGCTGATCGCGATCGTGTTCGGCATTGTTTGGGGCACGGTTCTCGCCATGTTGCGGCTGTCGTCGTTCAAACCTTTCGAGTGGTTTGCGAAAGGCTACGTGACGATCTTCCGTTCGATCCCGCTGGTGATGGTGCTGCTGTGGTTTTTCCTGATCGTGCCGCAAGTGCTGCAAAACGTGCTCGGCTTGTCGCCGGATATCGACATTCGCCTTGCGTCGGCCATGGTCGCTTTCTCGCTGTTCGAGGCGGCGTATTATTCGGAAATTATCCGCGCCGGCATTCAGTCGGTGCCGCGCGGGCAGGTCAACGCGGCGTTCGCTCTCGGCATGAGCTACTCGCAGGCCATGCGTTTGATCGTGCTGCCGCAGGCGTTCCGCGCGATGGTGCCGCTGCTGCTCACGCAGGGTATCGTGCTGTTTCAGGATACGTCGCTCGTCTACGTGATCAGCCTCGCCGACTTCTTCCGCACCGCCACGAATATTGGCGACCGTGACGGTACGAATGTCGAGATGGTACTGTTCGCGGGCGCGTGTTATTTCGTGATCTGTGTGGTCGCGTCGAGCCTCGTCAAAGGTCTTCAGAAAAAGGTCGCAAGATGATCTCAATCAAGAATGTTTCGAAGTGGTACGGCCAGTTTCAAGTGCTGACCGACTGCACGACGGAAGTCAAAAAAGGTGAAGTGGTGGTGGTGTGCGGGCCGTCAGGTTCGGGCAAGTCCACGCTGATCAAAACGGTCAACGGCCTCGAGCCGTTCCAGAAGGGCGAGATCGTCATCAACGGCCAGTCGCTCACCGACAAGAAAACCAATCTGTCGAAGCTGCGCGCGAAGGTCGGCATGGTGTTCCAGCACTTCGAACTGTTCCCGCATCTGTCGATCGTGCAGAACCTCACGCTCGCCCAGGTGAAGGTGCTCGGCCGCTCGAACGACGAGGCGACGGCGAAGGGTTTGAAGCTGCTCGATCGCGTTGGCCTGCGTGCGCATGCGGACAAGTTTCCGGGCCAGTTGTCGGGTGGTCAGCAACAGCGCGTGGCGATTGCGCGCGCGTTGTCGATGGACCCCATCGCCATGCTGTTCGACGAGCCGACCTCGGCGCTCGATCCGGAAATGATCAACGAAGTGCTCGACGTGATGGTCGAACTCGCGCAGGAAGGCATGACCATGATGTGCGTGACGCACGAAATGGGCTTCGCGAAGAAGGTCGCGCACCGCGTGATCTTCATGGACAAGGGCTTGATCGTGGAAGACGACCGCAAGGAAGACTTCTTCGCCAATCCGAAGTCGGATCGCGCGAAGGATTTTCTTGCAAAGATCCTGCACTGAGTTGTCTTGGCGTCGCGCCGTTTAGACGGCGTGGCGCGGGCAGAAAAAAGCCGCTTCGGAAGAAGCGGCTTTGTTGTTTCTGGTGGACCGATTTTTTGAGCGAATGCTCGAGTGCTCAGGATTCGAATGCGGCCGCGTCGTCAGCCGCTTCGAGGTCGACCTCGGCTTCTGCTTCGGGTAACGCTTCAGCCGAAGCCGCGATCGTGGTTGCCGAAGCCGACGCATCCAAAGCCGGATTGCGCAGCTTTTCCAGCACCGAAGCCGGCACCGGCACGTTGACGCGCCCAATCACCTCACCGTGCTGGAACATCATCAGATCGCCTGGTTCGAAGGCGCTCCAGACTTCGTTGTCGGTCAGCGGCTTGGTGGCAATCACCGCAACGCGGTCTTCGGGCGTCGTGTATTTGGCGAAATCGATCGATACGTCCGCGTCGACGAGATGCGCGGTGGAAAACGGCCAGCGCCGCACGATGTAGTGCAGATGCGTGGAGCAATGCGCGAACAGCGCCTGGCCATTCGACATCAGGAAATTGAACACGCCGAACTGCGTGATCTCGCGCGTGAGGGTTTCGAGCGCGGCAAACAGCTCGTCGAGCGGCGGCTGCTGCGCGCCGGGAAACGCCTTGCGCAAGCCTTCGAGCAGCGCGCAGAAAGCGAGCTCGCTATCGGTCGTGCCGACCGGCTGATACACGCCCGACAGGACCGGCGAATAATCCTGGAGGTCGCCGTTGTGCGCGAAGATCCAGTGGCGTCCCCACAGTTCGCGCATGAACGGGTGGCAGTTTTCCAGCAGGATGTGCCCTTGCGTCGCCTTGCGAATATGCGCGATCGTGTTCTTCGATTTGATCGGGTAGCGCTTGACCATTTCGGCGATCGGCGAGGTGGCCGACGATTGATGGTCGATGAACAGGCGGCAGGCTTTGTCTTCAAAGAAGGCGATGCCCCAGCCGTCGGCGTGGTGATCGGTGACGCCGCCGCGCGCCGCAAAGCCGGTGAACGAGAACGTGACATCCGTTGGCGCGGCGCAGTTCATTCCGAGAAGTTGGCACATGTTGCGGATAAGCCTGTGAACGGGGCGAGCCGTTACAATGATGATTTTCCAAGCATATCACCGAGCCAGAAACGCCAAATAGCAAAATTGACGTGTGTTTATACCGCAACGTTGCGGTTTGACTGCATAGATTGGCTTTTGTCGTCGAATCTCGTCCCCGCCGCCATGACCGCTTCCAACGCTTCCCTCGACTCCATCACGCTCGCCCGTCCGGACGACTGGCACCTGCACGTCCGCGACGGCGCAATGCTGGCCGCCGTGTTGCCGGACACCGCGCGCCAGTTCGGCCGCGCGATCATCATGCCGAACCTGAAACCGCCGGTCACGACCACCGCGATGGCGCGGGCGTATCGCGAGCGGATCGTCGCCGCGATTCCCGAAGGCGCCAGGTTCGAACCGCTGATGACGCTGTACCTGACCGACAACACGCCGCCCGACGAAATCCGGCGCGCGCGCGAAAGCGGCTTCGTGCATGGCGTGAAGCTGTATCCGGCGGGCGCGACGACCAACTCGGACGCGGGCGTCACCGACCTCATGAAGTGCGCCAGAACGCTCGAGGCGATGCAGGAAGTCGGCATGCCGCTGCTCGTGCATGGCGAGGTGACCGATTCGTCGATCGATCTGTTCGACCGCGAGAAGGTCTTCATCGACCGGGTCATGACGCCGCTGCGCCGCGCGTTTCCGGCGCTGAAGGTGGTGTTCGAACATATCACCACCAAAGACGCGGTCGACTATATCCGCGAGGCCGGCGTGGCGCCGGAACTGCTGGGCGCGACGATCACGGCGCACCATCTGCTGTACAACCGCAATGCAATCTTCCAGGGCGGCATTCGCCCGCATTACTACTGCTTGCCCGTGTTGAAGCGCGAGACGCATCGCGTGGCGCTGGTCGACGCGGCGACCTCGGGCAATCCGCGCTTCTTCCTCGGCACGGACAGCGCGCCGCATCCGAAGGGTCTGAAAGAGCACGCGTGCGGCTGCGCGGGTTGCTATACGGCGCTGCACGCTTTGGAGCTTTATACGGAAGCATTCGACAAAGCCAACGCATTGGACAAGCTCGAAGGCTTCGCGAGCTTCTTCGGTGCGGATTTCTACGGTCTGCCGCGCAGCGAGGAGAAGGTCACGCTGCGTCGGGAGGAATGGACTCTGCCGGCCGAACTGCCGGCCGGCGATACGCCGGTCGTGCCGCTGCGCGGCGGGGAGTCGATCGGCTGGCGTCTGGTTTGAGGCATCGGCCAGATGCAGGCGTATGAGGCGGAGCCGCCGGGCTTCGCTGCAATCGACTGGTCGAAACCGTGGTTCGCGCCGTTCGCCGGACGTGGCGAGCGCTGGCAGCAGGCCGCGCTGACGAGCTACGAGGCGCTGCTCGCCGAAATGAACGCCGATGCCGGCGAGATGCGGCAGACCACGGGGCGTGGTCAACGCCTCGCGTTCATCGCACAGGACGATCTGCCGCCCGGCGCGGCGTACGAGGCGCATATCGCGTCTACTGGCTGCGTGCCGACGCGCCACAATCTGCACGACTTCTTCAATGCGTCGATGTGGTTTGCTTTTCCGCGCATCAAGGCGGCGTTGAACGCGCGGCAGTCGGCGGCCATCGACGTGTTGGGCGTCGGTCCGACTCGCGGCGGCGTACGCGATACGCTGACCCTGTTCGACGAGAACGCGCTGCTGTTCGCTTGCGCCGATCCCGCTTTGAGCGCGGCATTGCGCGGGTTCGACTGGCTCACGCTGCTGGTGGCGCGGCGCGATGCGTGGGGCGCGAGTTGTGAGGTGCGCTGCTTCGGTCATGCGTTGCTGGAAAAGCTGATTGCGCCGTTCAAGGCCTGCACTGGGCACGCGTGGATCGTCGATGTGCCGGCGGCGTATTTCGAGTGGGACGCTGTGGAGCGAGACGCGTGGCTGGACGAGTCCGTCGCCGCGGCGCTGCTGCACACCGAGGCATTGACGAGCCGCATGTTCGCGCCGCTTCCGGTGCTGGGCATTCCAGGCTGGTGGCCGGAGAACGAATCGCACGCGTTTTACGACGACACTTCCGTGTTTCGCGCGGGGCGGCGCGCACGCTGAAGCGCGCTAAGGTTCGGCGGAGCATCCGTTGTCCGTTTGGCTATTTCAGCCGTTGAACCGGCTTGCTGCTTCGGCAGTGTTAAAATCCGCCCCAGCAAAGCAGGCCAGGCAGTCGCGGCCTTGGCGGCTTCGGCCAATGAGGGCGAGGAAAGTCCGGACTCCACAGGGCAGGGTGATGGCTAACGGCCATCCGTGGCAACACGCGGAACAGGGCAACAGAAAGCAAACCGCCGATGGCCCGGCGCAAGCCGGGATCAGGTAAGGGTGAAACGGTGCGGTAAGAGCGCACCGCGGCTGCTGCAAGGCAGACCGGCAAGGTAACCTCCACCCGGAGCAATTCCAAGTAGGCAGGCTAGCATCTTCGAGATGCAGGACGGGGCCCCTGTCACGTCTGCGGGTAGGAAGCTTGAGCGCGTCAGTAATGGCGCGCCTAGAGGAATGGCTGCCACGCGCGTCGCGTCTTCGGACGTGACGCGTGCACAGAATCCGGCTTATCGGCTTGCTTTGCCACCTGACAAAAAAATGCCGGCGTCCATCAGGACGTCGGCATTTTTCTTTGTGCGCGTGTCAGGCGGCGGGCGTTTGGGCGCGCACCGCGGCCGCCACCGCGAGATGGCGCTTAACCCGCGACGATGTCGAACGAGTGCGTCAATTCAGCGGTCTTGGCGATCATGATCGACGCCGAGCAGTATTTATCGTGCGACAGGTTGATCGCGCGTTCCACGGTGGCCGGGTTCAGATTCTTGCCCGTCACGGTGAAGTGGAAGTGGATCCTGGTGAACACTTTCGGGTCTTCACTGGCGCGTTCGGCCTTTAGCGTCACCGAGCAGCCGGCGATTTCCTGGCGGCTTTTCTTCAGGATCATCACGACGTCGTAGGCGGTGCAGCCGCCCGTGCCGAGCAAAACCATCTCCATCGGACGCGGCGCGAGGTTGCGGCCGCCGCCTTCAGGCGCGCCGTCCATCGCCACCAGATGGCCGCTGCCCGTCTCGGCTGCAAACGCCATCCCGTCTTGCCCCATCCAGCTTACTTTGCATTCCATGCTGTGCTCCACCGCGCTTCGCTATATCGAGACGGCATTGTAGCCCGGGGTTTGAGTGTCCGTCCGAAGCGACTTTTGCCGCAAGTTATGCCTGATGACGGCTTGCGTGTTGCGATGCGGCATGTGCGGCCGATTCGGGAATGCCCTGACGGATTTAGGGGTTTTACTCTAGGCAATGTCTAGCAGCGCGGCCGACCGATCGGTCTTTTCTGATTGATTTTAAAGGGTATTCTCGAAACGGAAATCGCGAAATGCGATTGCCGCATTATGAAATTGAATTTCGCAATGCAAATGTTCTTGCGTCGCACAAGGGGGGCTCATATAATTTGATCTGTCTCCTCCACCTCCTCCTTTGGTGGATTAAACCCGAACCGCTCGTTCGGGTTTTTTTTCGCCCGCGCCATGCCGGAACACAGCCAGGTCGAAGGCAATCGGGCGGTAAATCACGCTCCCGACTGCCGGATCGTTGGGAAATCCGCGCAAACTCCCATTCGTTTTGACTCGCCGTAGCAAATTCCTTTATAATTCAGGGCTTTTCCGCATCCGCGCCCGCGGAGGAAGAACCAGGGAGAGCCTGCACGCGCCTCGATGCGCACATTACAAGCAGGAAAAAACACATTGGGCGCAGCAATTTTTTTGGATCGATCATGAAGACGTTTTCCGCAAAAGCCCATGAGGTTACGCGTGAATGGTACGTGATTGACGCGACGGATAAGGTTCTCGGGCGTGTCGCCAGCGAAGTGGCACACCGTCTTCGCGGCAAGCACAAGCCTGAATTCACTCCGCACGTCGACACCGGTGATTTCATCATCGTTATCAACGCGGGTAAGTTGCGCGTCACGGGCAACAAGGCTACTGACAAGAAGTACTACCGTCACTCGGGTTACCCGGGCGGTATCTATGAAACGACGTTCGGCAAGATGCAAGAACGCTTCCCGGGCCGCGCGCTCGAGAAAGCGGTCAAGGGCATGCTGCCGAAGGGCCCGCTCGGCTACGCGATGATCAAGAAGCTGAAGGTCTACGCTGAAGCAACGCATCCGCATTCGGCACAACAGCCGAAAGCGCTCGAGATCTAAGGGGAGCCCACATGATCGGTAACTGGAATTACGGCACGGGCCGCCGCAAGAGCGCCGTCGCACGCGTCTTCATCAAGGCAGGCAAGGGCGATATCGTTGTGAACGGCAAGCCTATCGCCGATTACTTCTCGCGC
The nucleotide sequence above comes from Paraburkholderia sp. FT54. Encoded proteins:
- a CDS encoding glutamate/aspartate ABC transporter substrate-binding protein; amino-acid sequence: MKVKKAALLLATLGLFTVGAHAQDAGTLKKIKDTGVISLGHRESSIPFSYYDDKQNVIGYSQEFALKVVEAVKQKLNMPNLKVKLTPVTSQNRIPLVQNGTVDMECGSTTNNAERQQQASFSNTIFVIGTRLMTKKDSGIKDWADLKGKTVVTTAGTTSERLLRKMNQDKSMGMNIISAKDHGESFLTLSTGRAAAFMMDDALLAGERAKSNNPGDFVIVGAPQSHEAYGCMIRKNDPEFKKVVDDAIAKVETSGEADQIYKKWFESPIPPKGLNLNFPESDDMKALFKSPNDKAID
- a CDS encoding amino acid ABC transporter permease, which translates into the protein MSYHWNWGILLSPVSTGEPTTYLGWLLSGFWVTITVSLSAWVIALIVGSLFGVLRTVPNKWASGIGTVYVAIFRNIPLIVQFFIWYLVIPELLPPSMGNWFKQLPPSAQFFSSSIICLGLFTAARVCEQVRSGINALPKGQRAAGLAMGFTQWQTYRYVLLPVAYRIIVPPLTSEFLNIFKNSAVASTIGLLDLSAQARQLVDYTSQTYESFIAVTIAYMLINLVVMQLMRWVEARTRLPGYIGGK
- the gltK gene encoding glutamate/aspartate ABC transporter permease GltK, whose protein sequence is MHHFDWSGIPGALPTLWTGAIVTLKITLIAIVFGIVWGTVLAMLRLSSFKPFEWFAKGYVTIFRSIPLVMVLLWFFLIVPQVLQNVLGLSPDIDIRLASAMVAFSLFEAAYYSEIIRAGIQSVPRGQVNAAFALGMSYSQAMRLIVLPQAFRAMVPLLLTQGIVLFQDTSLVYVISLADFFRTATNIGDRDGTNVEMVLFAGACYFVICVVASSLVKGLQKKVAR
- a CDS encoding amino acid ABC transporter ATP-binding protein, with amino-acid sequence MISIKNVSKWYGQFQVLTDCTTEVKKGEVVVVCGPSGSGKSTLIKTVNGLEPFQKGEIVINGQSLTDKKTNLSKLRAKVGMVFQHFELFPHLSIVQNLTLAQVKVLGRSNDEATAKGLKLLDRVGLRAHADKFPGQLSGGQQQRVAIARALSMDPIAMLFDEPTSALDPEMINEVLDVMVELAQEGMTMMCVTHEMGFAKKVAHRVIFMDKGLIVEDDRKEDFFANPKSDRAKDFLAKILH
- a CDS encoding class II glutamine amidotransferase; the protein is MCQLLGMNCAAPTDVTFSFTGFAARGGVTDHHADGWGIAFFEDKACRLFIDHQSSATSPIAEMVKRYPIKSKNTIAHIRKATQGHILLENCHPFMRELWGRHWIFAHNGDLQDYSPVLSGVYQPVGTTDSELAFCALLEGLRKAFPGAQQPPLDELFAALETLTREITQFGVFNFLMSNGQALFAHCSTHLHYIVRRWPFSTAHLVDADVSIDFAKYTTPEDRVAVIATKPLTDNEVWSAFEPGDLMMFQHGEVIGRVNVPVPASVLEKLRNPALDASASATTIAASAEALPEAEAEVDLEAADDAAAFES
- the pyrC gene encoding dihydroorotase → MTASNASLDSITLARPDDWHLHVRDGAMLAAVLPDTARQFGRAIIMPNLKPPVTTTAMARAYRERIVAAIPEGARFEPLMTLYLTDNTPPDEIRRARESGFVHGVKLYPAGATTNSDAGVTDLMKCARTLEAMQEVGMPLLVHGEVTDSSIDLFDREKVFIDRVMTPLRRAFPALKVVFEHITTKDAVDYIREAGVAPELLGATITAHHLLYNRNAIFQGGIRPHYYCLPVLKRETHRVALVDAATSGNPRFFLGTDSAPHPKGLKEHACGCAGCYTALHALELYTEAFDKANALDKLEGFASFFGADFYGLPRSEEKVTLRREEWTLPAELPAGDTPVVPLRGGESIGWRLV
- a CDS encoding DUF3025 domain-containing protein, which gives rise to MQAYEAEPPGFAAIDWSKPWFAPFAGRGERWQQAALTSYEALLAEMNADAGEMRQTTGRGQRLAFIAQDDLPPGAAYEAHIASTGCVPTRHNLHDFFNASMWFAFPRIKAALNARQSAAIDVLGVGPTRGGVRDTLTLFDENALLFACADPALSAALRGFDWLTLLVARRDAWGASCEVRCFGHALLEKLIAPFKACTGHAWIVDVPAAYFEWDAVERDAWLDESVAAALLHTEALTSRMFAPLPVLGIPGWWPENESHAFYDDTSVFRAGRRAR
- a CDS encoding OsmC family protein — its product is MECKVSWMGQDGMAFAAETGSGHLVAMDGAPEGGGRNLAPRPMEMVLLGTGGCTAYDVVMILKKSRQEIAGCSVTLKAERASEDPKVFTRIHFHFTVTGKNLNPATVERAINLSHDKYCSASIMIAKTAELTHSFDIVAG
- the rplM gene encoding 50S ribosomal protein L13, with the translated sequence MKTFSAKAHEVTREWYVIDATDKVLGRVASEVAHRLRGKHKPEFTPHVDTGDFIIVINAGKLRVTGNKATDKKYYRHSGYPGGIYETTFGKMQERFPGRALEKAVKGMLPKGPLGYAMIKKLKVYAEATHPHSAQQPKALEI